Below is a genomic region from Marinobacter salarius.
GCAGCGATGATTCCGGCCAGGGTGAAGGTTGGCTATGACAAGGCGCGCAGCAAAGACCTACACAGTTTGTTTATTAACCGGCGGATTGCCCCCGCAGCACAACAACACGTGCGAGATTGCCTGGCAAGCTTCCTGGAGCCACTTGGCCTGGAACCCGCCGCACCAAAATGGGTCATCCCACTGACCTCCGAAGACCATGAGTTCGCTGGGCAACACCTCGTCGCGGACCGCAGGAACCTCGTGATCAGCCCCTGTGCCAGCCACACGCTTCGCAATTGGCCTGCCGAGCGCTATGCGCATCTGGCGGATCACGCCATCCGCACTCACGGCATGAAAGTGATCCTCGTGGGCAGCCCCGCGCCTTTTGAGGCGGAATTTTGCACAGCGATTGAAAGCTCCATGGAGGAGCAAGCGCACAATATCTGTGGCAAGGATACGCTGAAGCAGCTTACCGCCCTGCTGGGCAAGGCCGACCTGGTGGTCGCGCCTGATACCGGCCCCGCGCATATTGCCAGTGCTATGGGGACCGATGTGCTTGGTATTTATGCGGCCAGCAATCCCTACCGTTCCGGGCCCTACAATTCGCTGAAATGGTGTGTGAATCGGTATCCAGAGGCACTGGAGCGGTTTGCTGGGAAAACAGTTGAGGACGCTCGCTGGGGTGCCAAAGCGGAGTTTGAGGGGGCTATGGAAATGGTGACGGTGGAGGAAGTGACGAAAATGCTGGATCGGTGGGTTGAGCAGCACTGATCAATACAGCCCTCTCTCCCGCTAGGGGAGAGGGGATGGAGGCTTCAGCGCCGAAGTAGGCTATTTTACTTGCGGGCGGTGTAATCCTGGTAGGACTTTTCTTCCACAAATCGTGAACCCAGGGCCAGGTTAACGTCCTTCTTGATGGAGGCGCGCTTGTCGTTGGTGACATAAACGGCGCGAGCCAGCTCAATAAACTTTGCGCCGAAATCCTGAGCAGCTTCCTGATCACGAATGTCGTCTTCGATTTCCCAGAGCGCCTCGTTCACTTCTTTAAGCTGCTTGCGCAGATCTGCGATGGCGGCCTGATCCTGAACTGCCTCGTTCCAGGTGGCGCTCAGTTCGTCCAGCTCGAGCCGAACATTTTTGACCTTTTCCGCGTCTGCAATGCGTTCAGACTTGATCTCCAGAATGGTGATCTTGTCCAGCACTTCGCCGAAGGAGACCGGCACTTTGATAACGTCTGCCATTTGCTCTTCCTGCAGGTGTTGTTAGTGGAACACGGCGTTAACCGTTGACCGCTGTCAGCCAGTGTGAATGCGCAGCGCTCTTGCCCTTCACGGCATCGAAATACATACCCTGCAACTTTTCGGTCAGCGGGCCGCGCTTGCCTGCGCCAATCAAACGGCCATCCAGTTCACGGATCGGCAGTACTTCTGCAGCGGTGCCGGTGAAGAAGGCTTCATCCGCGATGTAGACCTCGTCCCGGGTGATACGGCGCTCTTTTACCGGAATGTTCAGCTCTTTCGCGAAATCGAGGATGGTCTGGCGGGTGATGCCTTCCAGGCAGGACGTCAGTTCCGGCGTATGGAGCACACCATCTCGCATAATGAAGATGTTTTCGCCGGAACCCTCAGCCACGTAGCCTTCGTTGTCCAGCAACAGGGCTTCTTCACAGCCACTGGCGATGGCTTCGTTCAGGGCCAGCATGGAGTTGATGTAATTACCGTTGGCCTTGGCCTTACACATGGTGATGTTGACGTGATGCCGCGTGTAGGAAGAGGTGCGAACCTTGATGCCCAACTCTTTCGCTTCCGGTGACATGTAGGATGGCCAGCTCCAGGCGGCGACCATGACATGAACCTTGAGGTTGTCGGCACGCAGCCCCATACCTTCAGAGCCGAGAAATACCATCGGGCGCAGGTAGGCTTCGTCCAGGTTATTCTCCCGTACTGCAGCGATCTGCGCCGCATTCAACTCATCCTTGCTGAACGGCATGGTCATGTTGAGGATATGCGCGGAGCGGAAAAGACGATTGGTGTGATCTTCCAGCCGAAAAATCGCAGCACCCTTTTCAGTGCTGTAGGCGCGGACACCCTCGAAACAACCCAGGCCGTAGTGCAGGGTGTGGGTCAGCACGTGAGTTTTGGCTTCCCGCCAGGGAACCATTTCACCATCCAGCCAGATCAGGCCATCGCGATCAGCCATCGACATTGTTTCTGCTCCTAAAGCACTCTATTCGGGAAACCGGCATTCTAGCAGGAAAACTCGGGGTTACGAAGGGGCGCAATCACTCTTCCATCAACCCAACATAACCCGTTTCCACATACTTTGGATGTAATCACGTTCTTCGGGAAACGCGTCACCCGCCACCTGGCTGTTCAGGTTCTGCAGTGCCCGCCGGTGTATCGTGGAGCGCAGGGTGATGAACGTTTCCCTGAGTTTCTCGGTGTCTTCCACCGGCAAAACCCCCGCCCGGCCCAGCTCCTCCATCTGGCGAATATTATCGGACCACTGCGTCAATTCCGGATGCTCGGAACAACAGGCCAGCATCAGGTACTGCACCATGAACTCGATATCGATAATACCGCCATAGTCGTGTTTGATATGGAAAACCTCAGGCACCTTGCCTTCGATTTGCGGGGTGCCCAGAGCGGTGCGCATTTTCTCGCGCATGCTGATCACTTCTTCTTTTAGCTTGCCCTGGTCCCTTTGTTGGCACAGGATGTCGGCGCGCAGCTTTTCAAACGCTTCCAACGTTTCCCGGCAGCCTGCCACACCACGAGCACGGGCCAGCGCTTGGTGCTCCCAGGTCCAGGCGTCCTTACGCTGGTACTTCTCAAAAGCAGACAGGGTACTGACCAGCAACCCCGAACTCCCTGATGGTCGCAGGCGCATATCCACTTCGTAGAGTTGGCCAGACGGCGTCTGGGTGTTGAGAATGTGTACGATGCGCTGCCCGAGCCGAGTGTAGAAAACGGCGTTATCGATGGGCTTGTCACCATCCGTTGACTGTTCCGGATCGGCATTGTGGATAAAGACCAGGTCGAGGTCCGAGGTATAGCCAAGTTCGATACCGCCCAGCTTGCCGTAGCCAACGACGGCGAAATCGGTGTCACAGGCAGAGCCATCCTTGCGCCGGGGGTAACCATGGCGGCTGACCAGGTTAGCGAACGCCACGTCGACTACATGGTCCAACACCACTTCGGCAATCCACGTCAGGTAGTCACTGACCTTCATTAACGGCAGGGTTTCCCGTATTTCCGAGGCGGCCACCCGCAATATGTGAGCCTTTTTGAAGTGTCGCAGAGTTTCCATCTGCTCCTCGAGATCTTCGTAGGGAATCCGCAGCATTTGCTGGCGCAGGTCATCCTGGAGCTCGGTTTTTGCGGGCGGACTGTACAGGCTCTCTGCGTTCAGCAGCTCATCGAGCAGCAAGGGCGTTTCCGCCAGTTGGCTTGCGATCCAGGGACTCTCACTGCACAGGCGGACCAGTTGGGTCCTGGCTCCCGGATTCTCCAGCAGCAACACCATGTAGGCGGTTCTGCGCAGGATCGCCTCTACC
It encodes:
- a CDS encoding branched-chain amino acid transaminase produces the protein MSMADRDGLIWLDGEMVPWREAKTHVLTHTLHYGLGCFEGVRAYSTEKGAAIFRLEDHTNRLFRSAHILNMTMPFSKDELNAAQIAAVRENNLDEAYLRPMVFLGSEGMGLRADNLKVHVMVAAWSWPSYMSPEAKELGIKVRTSSYTRHHVNITMCKAKANGNYINSMLALNEAIASGCEEALLLDNEGYVAEGSGENIFIMRDGVLHTPELTSCLEGITRQTILDFAKELNIPVKERRITRDEVYIADEAFFTGTAAEVLPIRELDGRLIGAGKRGPLTEKLQGMYFDAVKGKSAAHSHWLTAVNG
- a CDS encoding glycosyltransferase family 9 protein, producing MNSICILRLSAIGDVTHVIPVVLSLQEQLPGVKITWVIGKIEAKLIGDLPGVEFVIFDKKAGRKGYADLRNTLKARKFDALLHMQVAFRANLAAAMIPARVKVGYDKARSKDLHSLFINRRIAPAAQQHVRDCLASFLEPLGLEPAAPKWVIPLTSEDHEFAGQHLVADRRNLVISPCASHTLRNWPAERYAHLADHAIRTHGMKVILVGSPAPFEAEFCTAIESSMEEQAHNICGKDTLKQLTALLGKADLVVAPDTGPAHIASAMGTDVLGIYAASNPYRSGPYNSLKWCVNRYPEALERFAGKTVEDARWGAKAEFEGAMEMVTVEEVTKMLDRWVEQH
- a CDS encoding DUF6165 family protein, with the protein product MADVIKVPVSFGEVLDKITILEIKSERIADAEKVKNVRLELDELSATWNEAVQDQAAIADLRKQLKEVNEALWEIEDDIRDQEAAQDFGAKFIELARAVYVTNDKRASIKKDVNLALGSRFVEEKSYQDYTARK